A stretch of the Conger conger chromosome 3, fConCon1.1, whole genome shotgun sequence genome encodes the following:
- the cysltr1 gene encoding cysteinyl leukotriene receptor 1: MMSGNISCPSEFIDQFRNQVYSTIYSIITVFGLVGNGFALIVMIRTFRQRSAFHIYMLNLAVADLLCVCTLPMRVFYYINKGNWILGDFLCRVSSYALYVNLYCSVFFMTAMSCTRFIAIVFPVQNLRLVNERKACIICTCIWVFICATSSPFLMSGQHLDNVTNKTKCFEPPTKQQGKSKLNVLNYFSLVVGFILPFFIILVCYAGIIRTLLMGSNSANKKKATRTKAIRMIVIVLLVFLVSFMPYHIQRTIHLHLLNRRDVTCDEQLYMQKSVVVTLCLAASNSCFDPLLYFFSGENFRNRMSTLRKASTSSNAQLRHSQRAVPQNVEADKLKGCNGPQDSQITTGLFTAPQE; the protein is encoded by the coding sequence ATGATGTCTGGAAACATTTCATGTCCAAGCGAATTCATTGATCAGTTCCGCAACCAGGTTTACTCCACCATCTACTCCATCATCACAGTGTTTGGCCTGGTGGGTAATGGATTTGCCCTCATTGTGATGATCCGGACCTTCCGCCAGCGTTCGGCCTTCCACATCTACATGCTGAACCTTGCTGTGGCTGACCTGCTGTGCGTCTGCACGCTGCCCATGCGCGTGTTTTACTACATCAACAAAGGCAACTGGATCCTGGGTGACTTCCTGTGCCGAGTCAGCTCTTACGCACTCTACGTTAACCTCTACTGCAGTGTCTTCTTCATGACAGCCATGAGCTGCACCCGTTTCATCGCCATCGTCTTCCCCGTCCAGAACCTCAGGCTGGTCAATGAGCGCAAGGCCTGCATCATATGCACCTGCATCTGGGTGTTCATCTGTGCCACCAGCTCTCCTTTCCTCATGTCCGGTCAGCATCTGGACAATGTCACCAATAAGACCAAGTGCTTTGAACCACCTACAAAACAACAGGGCAAGAGCAAGCTCAATGTGCTAAACTACTTCTCACTGGTGGTGGGGTTCATTTTGCCCTTCTTCATCATCTTGGTCTGCTATGCCGGAATCATCCGCACCCTGCTAATGGGTTCGAACAGCGCAAACAAGAAGAAGGCCACGCGCACCAAGGCCATACGTATGAtcgtcattgtcctgctggtcTTCCTGGTCAGCTTCATGCCCTACCACATCCAGCGCACAATCCACCTGCATCTGCTGAACCGCCGTGATGTCACCTGTGATGAACAACTCTACATGCAGAAGTCAGTGGTTGTCACGCTGTGCCTAGCAGCTTCTAACTCCTGCTTTGACCCCCTGCTGTACTTCTTCTCGGGGGAGAACTTCCGCAACCGCATGTCCACCTTGCGGAAGGCGTCCACCAGCTCCAACGCTCAGCTTCGCCATAGCCAGAGGGCCGTTCCCCAGAACGTAGAGGCAGATAAACTGAAAGGCTGCAACGGCCCGCAGGACAGCCAGATCACCACTGGCTTATTCACTGCCCCCCAAGAGTGA